The stretch of DNA CAGACGCGGCGGACGTCGAGGCCGGGCTCGACGAGGCCGCGCTCAAGGCGCTGCCCAAGGTGGTGtacggcgacgaggagggggAGGAAGCCGCGGAGGCGGGGAAGGCGAAGAAGACCGCAGCCGCCGCGGCCGGGGCGCCTGCGGCGCCGTGCTGCGCGGTGTGCCTGGGTGAGTACGCCCGCGGGGACGTGCTCCGCGTGCTGCCCGAGTGCGCGCACGCCTTCCACCAGCTGTGCGTCGACCGGTGGCTGCGGCTGCGCCCGACGTGCCCCGtctgccgctcgccgccggtgcccaGCCCCGTGGCgacgccgctcgccgcgcccaCCCAGCCATGATCGATCACCATTTCTCAAGCTCTCAAGTCTGAACCAGGATTGTGTAAAGCAAAATCATTTTTGTGTGTCAAATGGAATGGAATGCAAGAGCAAATTCAACAGGCAGACGATGAACGAATCCTCCAGCAGCCAACTACGTGCCCACACATGTGCTCAGCAATCAGCACTACAGCAGGAACATCTCGTCACAAAGCAGGCAGCATGCCTGGAAATTTTGATTAGACGCACACGTAAATGGTCAAGCAGGATTGATGAAATGAAAGGTACAAGTGCCAACCACCCATATTTTCTTTCTGTAGAAGCTGTCCATTTTCAGTGATCTAAGATCGAGTCTTGGCAATTTCCTATTCTTTGTGTCGCAATCACAATTTCACAATTCTGAACCCAACAATATGGCTAAGGCCATGCTTTGACAGGAACTTTTGTATTCTGTTTCTCGCCAGAAACAGGACAAGCTTTTGCCATCTAACGAAACCCATTGATGGCGCGGTCGAGTTGCATGAACCACTTGTTGCGGGTCTTCGTCTCCACCACGAGCACGGCGACGTCGCACCGCACGTTGAGGCGGTCGTCCTTGATGAGGAACGGCGCCGTCTTCGCGAGCTCCTCCGTCGCGACGAGCTCCTCCACGCCGGTCCATGTTGAAGCGCGGCGGTCGAAGGCGCGCGGCCCCACGATCCGGCTGTGCACCGCGTTGCCGGCGTAGTCGAGGATGGTCACCCGGTACgaggccgtggccgtggccgtgggcTCGCCGCAGCCGGCGAGCGCGAGGTCGACGGAGACGAAGCCGCGGTGCAGGTAGTTGACGCCGTTGGGGTAGTAGAGGAGCTCCCACTGGTGGCCGCCGACGAGGAACCGGCTGGACCGGACGGCCGTGCCGGTGGCCACCGCCCCGTCCACGAGCGAGTACCCGTCGATCCGTTGCAGGTGCGTGCCGGtggcctgccgcgcgcgcgtcgcCGAGCCGGACAGCACCCCGGGAGCGAGCCGCCCGAACGGCAGCAGCGACGTGGGGGCCGGTCCCGACGACATGGTCGATCCGGCGGCGCGGTGCCGGCGTCGTCGACGATGAAATCGAATGGATTCCTTGGTTGGGTCACACGTACGCGGGTAGCACAGACCATGAGTATATGAGCGTGGCTATCGAATCTCAAGTTGTTGACACAAGCACGCCAGGATAGGATCGTCCGCTTGCTCGACAGTCAAGACAGGCACCAGGCCATCAGCAAAACCATGTCAGTGGGATCAGACTCATAAGCAGGCCTTCAGTTTACTGAATGGATGTTGCTCGAAAGAAAAAAGTTTACTGAATGGAGGCCTGACAGACACGATCGAGCAGTCTCTCTCAGGACCTTGTATctccttcctttttttttctgacTTAGAATTTGAGATCTTTTACTGCGCACGATACTACCACTTGGTGGTATATGGTGTAAAGAAGATCTAACATTCATTAAGGATTGTAATCTAGTAATTGTTACTTAACTATCAAATTATTAATAGCTCAAAGGATTCTGAGGGATCAGAGCCATCGATTCCTTCGGCTCTGGCAGATTTGAGTCGGACGTGATTTCGATTGGAGTCCTTTTTCTATACATACGTAAGTTGTTTCTGTCTCCAATCCAATAACGATAACCATCCACAATTAAACTTGACTCACCTATATCTTTATCTTGTACCCACGCAAGGATAGAAGGATTATTTTCCCGAGCTCACGCAAGAAACAGCACACATCGGCCACATCTCATCTATCTCCCAGAATCACCCAGACACAAAACCCTAATTACCTAGGTACTGCTAGTTAGATCTGCCAAGCCAACGATGGAGGAAAAATCAGCACATCTACAACCAACAATTGAGGAAAACTCACAGCCGCCAAGCCAATCAAATATTCAAAGCACTGTAAGTCAACTTATACATAGCATCACAAAGCTCAAGTTCTGAATTTCTTGTTTGTACATAATTTCACAAGAACAGCATGTACATATCAAGAAGCAAGCCACATCTACAGGTCCTGTGAGTCTTCTTTACCTCCGCATGCAGGACCTGTAACAAACATCCTTTTAGCAACTCGAGCTAGAGGCAACACTACAAAACCTGACAGACATTGCTGACTTAGGGACAGATCACCTGTTCAAGCACTAACCTTATGGCAGTAACACCATCAAAGATGGACGATGTAAAGCTTTAGTGCAAAACAAAGTCAGCCAATAGTAAGGCAGCTTTCCGAACCTGAAAACCAGTAGCACCAAAGAATACAGGAGTACATGTCAGAAATTGACAGTACGTTCAGTAAGCTTAATGGCTCTATCTACTCAATGGCACAAATATGAATGATTGGTCCAACTTTTTTCGCTTCAAAAAACAGagtgaaataaaggagatgacATAAAGCAGCCGCCACAAACCTAGAGTGAGCACCTTCAGAGAGTTCATCAGACTACAGAGATAACAAAACGAGAAGAATAACAGACTTATTTCTCTGCATCATGATCAGAAATCTCTCTCTTCAATTCTTCAACAGTGAAGTTTACTCTCAAGTATAGACAGTCACATATATCTCATACAATGGAAACAAGTAAACAGCAGGATGGGGAACTTATCTTCAGGATGAACACATCAGCGCCCATGTAGCTGAGAGCTCTTAATCTGCTGTAGTCCTCCTTAACTGCACACAAAACCAGGAATAATCAACGATTCGCAGAAATAAAATCTGTGGGGGTGAGCCACCTGCCGGGGATGAGCGTTGGGCGCGGATCCGCCACCACGGATGCCTccccggcggcgagcggcggccgtgggGGCGAGCCGCTGCCCGCCCTCCTCCCAGGGGCCAAGTGTAGGGCGCGGCACGCGCCTCCTCCACGACGGCGAACGGGACTCGTCGCCGGGCCTGGAAACCCTAGGCGCCGAGCCGAGCAGCGTGAGATGGGGGAACGGATCGAGAAGAAATGAAAaggaaagagaaaggaaaaagaaaaaaaataaatgaaaggGATGATGATATATATCATCTTTTCCATATTATCTTTATACTACTTACATATACTACCTCATACTACTAATTAATAATTAATATTTTAGTAGCATAGATAAATCTCGACCGTCCGATATTTACGTACGAGTCCTTTACAGACAGTAATATATGGTTTTATTGTGCACTGTAAAAGTCCTATGGAATTTCTCAAGCTTTTATAGAAAGCAAATGTTTTGGTACTTGTATCTCTTTCGTCAATGGCACTACGTTCGCATGGCCCTTCAGATCCCTGCTCGGTTCCATTCAAAGCCTCTCCTCGTATTCTCACTTCACCGTTTGAGCTTCTCACCGAGATGGATGCAGTGCGTGTCTACAATAAATTGTCCTGCCCAACACCGGTGGCCTCCCATATCCACTCCTCTTCCCATCGTGCTTACTCTCGAGCCATGCCAGCTCCGCAGCCAGATGGAGGCTTCGATCTGAATGAAGCTGCTGCGCCTGTTCTGGAGGTTGATCTCAATGATCCGGTGGGCGAAGATGATGCTCAGGAAGATGTGTTCGATTTGAACGATCCCATTTTCTGGGATGCCAATGCAGGAGGTGATTCGATTATTAGTAACTCTTTCTCtgtttctatttcttttctttttgttgTCGTCGCTGATCTGGACGTTTACTAAGCAGATGAACAGCACGAAGCTCATGATGATGGAGCGCCCGAGCTGCCTGTTCTGAACCATACTGCATTCACTGACACTGTCACTGAAGGAGCACACCTGCCTGATCTGAATAGAACGCCCGGTAATGCCCACAAATCCTATTGCCGAACGTGATTTTTTTTTCATTGTCAGACTTGAACAATGCAGCGAATTCAGagctctctctttttcttctttaTTTACACAGGTACAGAGTACAGTTGGTTTCAGGAGACCAAGGAAGCAGTACAGCGATGACACAAAGCGAGCCGTGTACGCGATGCTATTGGAGGGATCAGCGGGAGGCCATCTGCCGGAAGGCTTGTCTCTGCAGGTGTCTTCGGCTATGGGTGTTTCCCTGAGATGCGTGCAGCGGATCTGGAACGAAGGGCAGAAAGGAGGAGGAGTTCATGCCATCGTGAACAAGAGGGCGAAGAACTGTCGTGAACGAGGGGTCTGAGGATGTCCAAGAGCACTGTCGTTAGGCGCCTGAAAGAAGGGAGGATTCAGCGGCGCTCGAATGCCATCAGACACTATATTCTGACAGACGGAAACAACAAGCCCGGCCGGTGTTTGATCTCCATCGACGGGAGACGAGGAGGAGCCATGGTCCATGGAACATGCTTTGTCCATGGAACGATGCTTTGGATTGTGAGCACGCGAGTTAATCCTCAAGCAAGGGATCGATCCCCGTGTCGAATTTGGGTCAGGTTACACGGAGCAGTTCCGACGACCCGGCGGTTGAAGAAATGCGCCGCCTGTACCCGCACCTGATGACCGGCGGCTTGCATTGCGCGGCTACCTGGAGCAgatgctgcggcggcggcggccggagccaACACCCCGGAGGGAGAAGCTGCGATTActaggcggcggcggtggaagctGGAGCGGGGCATCCACTCCCAGCCACACACCGACGACGCGAGGTTGTTCCGGATGTCTCCTACTCGCAACACTGTCTCGAGCTTCAGCTATCCAACGACTGTTGGTTCCTCTGCCTGTCTGCCATTCCTTTCTCATTCTACCGGCTCAACGTGTTGCACTCGTTTTGAGCTATTGGCTATTCACAGTAGGGACAGAGAGACTCATAATATAGGAGCATCAGGTCACAGGAAGAAGACTAACAATGAGAGGCACACATGGGAAGAACGGCTAACGAACTGTGTCGTTTATAAGAGTGTCTTCGATCAAGCCTTTAACAGTACCATGGGAGGGAGGTTGGCAGGTGGTGCCCTACATACTGCTACTGAACTTTGTTCTCCATTAAGCCCCCATAGATGCATGATCCGGCATATCCTGTAGTACAAAAGATTGGCGGTACTCATGCAGTTCAAGGGCTATATTCACGCCTTAAAATGGTACAGCTATATGGGTAGAGAAATCTTTTCTTGATACGTGTGAGAGTGAGTTCATGGATACGATCTGTTGTTTGGTGCTTGACTGCTGATAAAGTAGCACTGATCTGCACTTGGTGAGATGTTCACTCACTTGACTGCAGACCACCAGGGAAAAAACGGTTGCAAACACCAGTCATTTAGTAAAGTTTACAGCGTAACATTTCCCTTCAACAGCCTTTATCGGAATGTTACCCGTGCCTGTAATAGCAGGATAAATGTTACAAGGATAAGTTCACGATGCGCGTATCAGTACGCTATAGGAAGGAAAATGTTTGTTTACTGCGCGCGTGCATCTTCCAGTTTGGTCTAGGAGCGGTGAGCAAGAGGTCCTTCAATACTAGCATCGCAGGTGACCGTTCAGCGATGCTAGGACGCAAGGCTTCCTGCACCAGCTCAACAGCTAGCCTTTGCAACTTCATGTGCGGCCGATCCGGAGACACGGAGACCTCTGACAAGCTGCTAAGTTTTCTACGTTTTTCATTCACAAGCAGCAGGGATCCACAAGCCGATACAGGAGACCGCCGGCAATGGGTTGCTCTGCCGAGGAGAAGGGAGGTACTAGACTTCAGATGGAAGGAGaccctgatcttcctgatctctCCTATTCCTAATGATAATGCACGGCATCGTCTTCCTTGCCACCACCATAACCTGTACATAGTTCTCTCACCACAACTTCATTCCTCTCAGCCAAACTCTCTTGTACCAAACTGAAACGATGTGTTGGTCTAGCTCGGACTATGTATCTGCTACTATGACACGCTATATGTAGTCTCTTTCCTACTAACTGTGATGCATAGGCAGAGGTCACAGGAAGAAGCTAAGACTACCAATGACAGATCTTATGGTACAAAGTCTCCAAGGCAATGTTTCAAGCCTTAACAATGGGAGGTTATTGGTAGGTGGTGCACTGCTTCTGCAATTTCCTCTCCATTAACCCATAGATGCATGATCCACGGAATCCTGTACTACAAAATATTTGCAGAATGAATTCATGCACTTCAATCCAATGACCATGCGCCATGAAAAGAAGTGGCCTGCTGCGAAATCTTTCGTTGATAATAAGTCTCTCAAGTCAACTTCGTCACTCACCACCCAAGCTAAAAGAATACACACAAGAACAAAGCATTTCAATCATCCAAAAAGATGCAAGAATAAAAAGCAATAACATCCATACAATCCATTCATTCATACATCATTCAGGTAATACAAGGAGATACCGGTGTTATCTCGAGGTCACTCTTACACCTTCAAAATAACACCCCAAACTCACACGCTAAGAATACATCGTGAATGTTTTAAAAAAAGAGGTGACTCCTAACGTGTCTACCTGAACGTCTCATGACAACACTGGACACTAGCCAGAAACATGACATCAGCTTAGTACAAG from Panicum hallii strain FIL2 chromosome 3, PHallii_v3.1, whole genome shotgun sequence encodes:
- the LOC112885647 gene encoding BTB/POZ and MATH domain-containing protein 2-like; translation: MSSGPAPTSLLPFGRLAPGVLSGSATRARQATGTHLQRIDGYSLVDGAVATGTAVRSSRFLVGGHQWELLYYPNGVNYLHRGFVSVDLALAGCGEPTATATASYRVTILDYAGNAVHSRIVGPRAFDRRASTWTGVEELVATEELAKTAPFLIKDDRLNVRCDVAVLVVETKTRNKWFMQLDRAINGFR
- the LOC112885646 gene encoding RING-H2 finger protein ATL70-like encodes the protein MVELQVALAVVSVMAVVTVAFLLRMCSRSAAPAMATAAARAREWRAWADAADVEAGLDEAALKALPKVVYGDEEGEEAAEAGKAKKTAAAAAGAPAAPCCAVCLGEYARGDVLRVLPECAHAFHQLCVDRWLRLRPTCPVCRSPPVPSPVATPLAAPTQP